In Labeo rohita strain BAU-BD-2019 chromosome 4, IGBB_LRoh.1.0, whole genome shotgun sequence, the DNA window ACTTAGGTTTAGCAGCTgctttgaaattttaagttaagccaacttaaaaatacaagtcatttcaactcataagttaaatcaactttaaACATACTgtattgtagtgagttgaaatgacttgtacttttacgttgatttaacttaaaattaacttaaaaagtTGAAactggagattttttttttttttttttacagtataataatatgattaaaacagaaaactaaagttaacctttgttcaaataaaaaaaagtattaattataaaaatattgttttttgttaaaatacaagaaaaatatttattaataatagtaataatgagaatgaaacaaatatttatatttcaaaaatattttatttacatttttaataaaaagggaTAAATAAAACACCatagaaactgtaaaatgcattGTTTGTATCCATTGAGATCCACTTAATGAACATGATATTGTCAAAATAGGGAGGACACTTACTCCCTACTACTGGCAGTAAACACTTGAATCTCTGGCCAAATCAAGCATGTTGTGTTTGTTCAGACTATAAGCAGATTTTTATGGCCAGATTTTGTTGATGGTGGAGTCATGAGTTCAGAAAGATCGCAGCCAAATGCAATGGAGTGAGTTGATTAGTGAGCTGTGTTATAAAACCAATactctttaaatgttttgtgcTTCGTAAGACTATTTCTTTGTtaatacttaaataataatatgaaatgaaataatgtgATAGTTAAGAAGTACATTTGACTGTTTAGACTTGTTAAAGTGAATTTTCAGgaaaaatgtaatgaataaaaatacttttgtttctaattaaagggacagtttatcaaaaaatttaaattctgacattgattactcaccctaatgtcattccaaactcttAAGACCtacgttcatctttagaacacaaattaagaaaagtATTCTTCATAAGcttcgtagcttcataatattaccgttgaatcactgatgtcacatggactattttaacaatgtccttactacctttctgggccttgaatgtgtcagttccattgctgtctatgcaggttcagaaaacatcttaatttgtgttttgaagatgagcgaaggtcttacaggtttggaacgacatgagggtgagtaatcaaagaaagaattttcattttttgggatCTTTTTAAATCTCAGATGTTTATAATATCTACCAacacaaatattgttttaaaaaatgttgatacTTGAAAACCAATAAATATCATGTTAAACCATTTTACACCATCCTTTGCTAGGATGacactctttaaaaaacattttgtgctcATAAAATATCCCAAAATAATTGTATTGACCTCTTGATCTTCAGTTTGCCTTACAGTATTCTTATAAATATTCTGGTTTATAAAATATCATACAAAAGACCTTACATATGAAAACATGTCTTTGTTGCCTGTTCTTAAACCCACTTTTCCTTATTCACAATCCAGGCAATGTCAGTCATTTCAGGCGGCAATGAATTCCGAAGCTTTCTATAAAAAcgttgagttttttttctcagctccAGGGGTCTGAGCGATGTTGTTGGTTGTAATTTTGTAGTTTAATCTGATCCTGGATTTGATTAATGAGGATCTGAGAGAGGAGGATCCCAACCAACTgaaaaaagagaagagaaaTCCAAATTTAGATGCTTCATGTGGCCTGTTTGAGATCGGAAGAAATCTAAGGTCACCCACAATGACAGTTAACATTATTTAGATCATCATTTTAAagtgttagttcacccaaaaatgaaaattctgtcattaattactcacccgcatgtcattccaaagacctcattcatcttcagaacacaaatgaagatatttttgatgaaatctgacagctttctgaccctgcatagacagcaacacaactgacacgttcaaagccCAAAAAGGTAGGACTAATTTAACAGTGTGtttactacttttctggaccttgaatgtggtagtcactttgctgtctatgcagggtcagaaagctcttggatttcagcatttgtgttctaaagatgaatgaaagtcttacaggtttgtaacaacataaacttgaaaaattaatgactgaatgacagatttttcatttcagGGTAAACTATCCCTAAGCAGATTGCCTGCTTATTCCATGTGAAGAGGTACCTGTGGGATAGCCAGGCCCAGGGCGATGCCTCCCAACAGAAACAGGTTACTGTGGATCCAGTTCACCACTTTATCAATGCAGCCATTGGTGTTAATAAAGTCACCAGCTTTCCCATAAGCCATGTTCTGCACTCCATGACCACACATGGTATTTATAACAGTctgacaaaacagaaaaaaggcaAAGTGGAATTAGGGGAAAGGAGATTTAATATATTACGTATATAGTAAAAGTGCACACATCCTTTTTGAAGCATTTTCTCACCTCCTCTTTGGAGATCAGGCAGCAGGAGAAAGGCACAGAACAGCGCTCTGTGCTCGGGTTCTCATCTGAACAATTGAAGTACATGTTCTGAGACCAATCCATGTAAGAGATCCCCCCACAGCAGTTAAACTGatcattaataaacaaaaaacatcattatcaactattacaaatacaaacaattatgtgttatacatgtatacattaaCTCGGACCTGTTTTTGCCCGTAGTCGATGAGGTTTTGAAGATCCATATCATCCCTGTAATGCTTAATGGCGTTGCCAACCATTTCTGTTACTCTGCCACGTGCCTGTAgaggataaataagctttcctttgatgtatggtttgttaggatatgacaatatttggctaagatacaactatttggaaaatcttgaatctcagggtgcaaaaaaaaaatggtgtagaaatgaagttcttagcaatgcatataactaatCAAAGTTTAcggtacaaaatatctttatggaaaacgatctttacttaaattccaaatattttttggtataaaagaaaaatctataattttgacccatacaatgtatttttttggctattgctacaaatatacccatgctacttaagactgtttttgtggtccagggtcacattttaaaatgttggaTTATTAGAATTGTCATATGAAATGCTGATGTCTGTAAATAGACATATTACACTGGTAGGCAACAAACAGTAGAGGGCGCACCGTGTCAACTAAAAATCCTGGATGTTTGTGTCTGTGGGCTTTGTTATAGCATGTCCACACAGTTTAAATAGTGTATTTATGCCTGTCTATACAAAGCCTTTACAAAGACGGGGATTTAATGGTGCACTAAAACGCTATACTGTAATCTGATGAATTAAAGGTAAATTAAACAAAGTAAAGATACAATTTAGAATTAAATGAGCGTCGGTTACTTAAGTAAATACAACCCGGGTTCACATTAGCTCTACAGAATGGATATAATCAGGCTTGTAGCATTATGATGATTTTTACCTTGTCTGAGAAGACAAAACCAAGAATGCCAGCCACTAGCTGCAGCAGAAAGATGATAGTCAGGATGATGCAAAACTGCAAGGGAATTAGAGTTTGCTATTAGGGTTCGCTTTATGTATCTTGCACATTCTACAGTGAAGATCAAATctataaatacttgatttttttctgaaatactgTTCTGTTTTCTGAAAACTGATCTGAATATTAGCTGTAGGTATACCACTGTTCTGCTAACATGTTTGACGAAATATCTGTAGCACAAAAAAAAGATAGCTAAAAATGTTGgagggttacagctgtcagaaatgAGTATGAAGTGTAGAGGCCCTCGCTTTGAATATCTTCCTTTgctctcatcactaaagtgaactttggaccagttctgtctctccacacaacatgctcctcaACAAAGTTGAGCTTAGcctttttgattctttctgctgatgagaggcttGGTTACCACAGAGAGCGCTTTCAGTCTGACTTCTCTTAAACATGCCAAGACAGATTCTTTCCTGGTTCAGCGCTgacaagcaattccagctgcagtgttgaacccatTTGCCactgagagtctctgcattatcccgtgttctcatgcatttgtcttacaTGGGCATCCACGTTTTTGGGGAGACTTATGAATTAGTGTGATTGTAGACCTGCAATATTCAACAAATCACcaggtttggaatgaccaacttctcttgcaatgctttgaatgacttcagcacatctgCAGTCAGGACATCACACTGCACTGGTGTGATTTGTTCCACCTGTCTTCTACTTCTTTCCATAGTTTGTTAACTATAGTGGGTTCTTAGCCATAACATTGTTACCAAGGATTTTCCAGAGGTTTTGAATTGGGTTTAGATCATTTTTTTAGTGTTCAGTGTTGTGCTTTACAGTTTCACAGGCATTGTCTTGTATGAAAGTTGCAGGCTGAATGGGAGATGCTTCCAGGGAAGGAACTGCATGTTGCTGAAGGAGGTTCTgataaatatttgcattcatCCTGTCATGTATGTGTATAAAAGGTCCAAATTTTGCTAAAGAAAACATCTCTCAAGAAAACATTTCCACTTACTTCTTTACACATTTTGGCTTCAGTTTCTCATCAgactcaaataaattaaacttgctctcatcactaaactgaactttggaccagttcttcTCTCTCCACACAATATGCTCCTTAGCAAAGTTGAGGTTAGCATTTTGCGTCTTTCTGTGTGCTCTCAGTCTGACTTCTCTTAAACATGCAGGGACAGATCCTTACCCTGTTCAGCATTGAACTGgtaagcaattccagctgcagtgctgaaccgattCACCATTAAGAGTCTCTGTGTTATCCTTCTTGTGCATTTGTCTAAGAGGAcgaccagcctttttgggggacttgaatgTATTAGTatcattgtaaacctgcaatgTTTGAGAAATCACAGATATGGAATGGCCAACTTCTCTTGCAATGGCTGAAAGGGTCATCCCTTTGGTCTTAATCTGGACAACGTCCAGGGTTTTAGTCACCTTAGAGCATCCTgccatcttgcaatctcagtgaaaattgaTGGAATGCTGtcagttaaatagggtttgtcatataattaaggaaattagcagcaggtgccagattaacaccaataacttggaggtatctgtaagtgttctctaattttgatcagagttctttttcaaatatctaatactgtgcttcagaatacaattgATTTGCCTAAAAAACTACCTTTCTACTCCTGTTTCAATAACTTCAAATAAGAGTAGTGAAATTTAGATAATTGTAGGTCGTTCTCTAGTTTTGACCTCATACTTTGCTGattcaaaaacagaaattacaCATATAATCTGGAAAAACTATGCTGTAATATCCTGAAAACCATCTAAAAATGTTGGATTCTGATCAGGCAGCTGGCTTTATTACTGACTTACTGTTTGCAATAAGCATATATTCTCCCTCAGAGAACCCACACAGCCACAGAACGTGATTAAGAACATGATAATTCCCACTATCATCAGTAACAGAGCAGGATCCACCGTCAGACAGGCCAGCGCTGTCTCTACAGAATAAAACAGAGACATACCAGATAGATTAACAGTTTTTGTGGCAGTACAGATAGACAAACATTAtctataatacagtatatacacaaTTTGATCTATAAAAGATTCACTTTACCTCAGTAACCCCTATATTACTAGACATTGTGGATGAAAGTattaatagctgaatttatgcGATGACACTGGTTAATGAAAACTAACGCTTTTGCAAAATGCTTCTTTACCAccattacactcttaaaaataaaggtggtTCATGATGCCAAAGAAGAAcgttttttgtctaaatggttccataaagaacctttaacatctgaagaacctttctgtttcacaaaaggttctttatggcaaaagaaggttcttgaGATTATacaaaggtaagaaagagatggttctttaaagaacctttgactgaatggttcttcctggaaccaaaaatggttcttctatggcatcgctgtgaagaacctttcaaagcacctttatttttaagagtgtaggtgtCAGTATAAGTTCCAGATCAGacttattaaacttttatttgtcAAGTGAATATCTTTGTTGATTTGGCTACCACTTGAATCAAACTACATCATATTTGCTTTTAAATTCATTATGATACAGCCTAACACTTACAAGCTCTTTTTCTGTAGTTTACTTGCTGTTTTTACACTTTGTTGTGGAAAATGGCTTGTGTTAGCAGCATCACCATATAAAGTAGCTTCAACGACTGGGAAGAAGGCTACATAAATACAGATATCTGAGGATATAAACCCCGTTCTGCCGTCCAGTGGGTTTTCCGAGTAAACACACTTACCGTGTTTAACTATCCTGGAATAAACTCCAATAGATATGAGGATGAGTGCGATTACCTATGACACAAAAATAACACGTGAACCTCTATGTTAAAACAGATCAAAGACACAGGATGATTCTTATGTCAATGCCATTCCTCTTCAGGGTGTGGCAGGAACAAATCCTTATTCAtccgttttgctaaataaaaaaggacTTAAGTGTGTAAATGGCTTGGCTAAGTAAAGTAAAGACTCTTATTGTCAAGTTTAAGGTCAAGTGAGGGGGCCTGTGGCTCACCTCAAACTGCCAAGTTTGTACATACTTACAGTATATACAGCATCAGTGAAAGCTCATGAGAAGAACAGAGTACAGGAAACTCTATAAAAAGAAGCGGAGCTTCAAGGTTCATTCACTTTTTGGTTCTCACGCAACAAAAGGTCCCAGTTTGTCTGACACAATGTAGCCCCCTTTCACTGACACAGCTATCAGGTTACTACGAAACTCCACATCGTTTTCTCTGAGAAAGCAATGTCCGTATTCTTAGCCTGAGGTCACTTTAAAGCCAGAAAAGATCCTAGTTGGAGGTATTTATTTGCTTGAATTGGTCTAACTCAAGGCATTCAGGTTTatctaaatgtttaataatactaaaaataatagtaaaatatttatttattaaataatacatttatatggaAGTCTGTTAccatcactgaataaaaaaaaaataaaaaatgtttaatttctatctcacaattcggacttttttcttgcaatttcgaatttacatctcgcaatttggactttttttctccgaactgtgagatataaacacacaattccaagttataaagtcagaattactcgatataaagtcagaattgctggatataaactcacaattgcaaaaaataaagtcagaactgcaag includes these proteins:
- the tspan33a gene encoding tetraspanin-33, which gives rise to MPKTKSDEEFSFVSPVVKYLLFFFNMIFWVIALILISIGVYSRIVKHETALACLTVDPALLLMIVGIIMFLITFCGCVGSLRENICLLQTFCIILTIIFLLQLVAGILGFVFSDKARGRVTEMVGNAIKHYRDDMDLQNLIDYGQKQFNCCGGISYMDWSQNMYFNCSDENPSTERCSVPFSCCLISKEETVINTMCGHGVQNMAYGKAGDFINTNGCIDKVVNWIHSNLFLLGGIALGLAIPQLVGILLSQILINQIQDQIKLQNYNQQHRSDPWS